The Pyrococcus kukulkanii genome contains a region encoding:
- a CDS encoding ATP-binding protein — protein sequence MRIIPRRIEVEKVRSPGWKMIYGRRKTGKTFLVEKFTKWDKFYFVKRDGSIFDKQTATSMTYREFISGLLQDLRESRRVVIDEFHRLPDEFLDFLHAYSGTGDLILITSTLWLATRLIARRESPLLGIAEPIKVGLIDERELLVELEKEVNGKELIEAATYLREPILVPIYRPPLRRFLAEYLASSGAIVEEIVGEAFREEEVTMSRVYLAILSAVADGMQKSGEITSVLMNKGLIESPSAVQKYLKILTAMGFLEKIPIYGKKRFRYRISSPLLDLHFYLEEKYSYTELETPVEFIVKVIEMKLPLHVQYFVENLLSKVYGLRKTKIEEPKLEVDIALLRFSRLEIVGEVKWKSRVKEEEIRKIEEKLQKFKCRKVLFVPSLDVLEREPKNVEVLTPEDLVRLARKSLPPMVNR from the coding sequence ATGAGAATCATTCCTAGAAGAATTGAAGTGGAAAAAGTGAGATCCCCTGGGTGGAAGATGATATACGGGCGGAGAAAGACTGGAAAAACGTTCTTAGTTGAGAAATTCACGAAATGGGACAAGTTTTATTTTGTAAAAAGAGATGGTAGTATTTTTGACAAACAAACTGCAACTTCCATGACTTATCGGGAATTCATCAGTGGCTTACTTCAGGATTTAAGGGAAAGCAGAAGGGTCGTTATAGATGAATTTCACAGACTGCCAGACGAGTTTCTGGACTTTCTCCATGCATATTCCGGTACTGGAGACCTTATACTGATAACGTCAACACTCTGGCTTGCAACTAGGCTCATTGCTCGGAGAGAAAGTCCTCTCCTCGGAATAGCAGAGCCAATTAAAGTTGGCTTAATTGATGAGAGGGAATTGCTTGTTGAACTCGAAAAGGAGGTTAACGGAAAAGAATTGATAGAGGCGGCAACGTACTTAAGGGAGCCTATTTTAGTCCCGATATACAGGCCGCCATTGAGGAGATTCCTTGCAGAGTACTTGGCAAGTTCTGGGGCTATAGTTGAAGAAATCGTCGGAGAAGCTTTCAGGGAAGAGGAAGTTACCATGTCTAGGGTGTATTTAGCTATTCTTTCTGCTGTAGCAGACGGAATGCAGAAGAGTGGAGAAATAACAAGCGTTTTAATGAATAAGGGGCTAATAGAGTCGCCCTCTGCAGTTCAGAAATATTTGAAAATCCTTACGGCCATGGGATTTCTTGAAAAAATTCCCATATATGGAAAGAAAAGGTTTAGGTACAGAATATCTTCCCCCTTGTTAGATCTTCACTTTTACCTAGAGGAAAAGTACTCTTACACGGAGCTTGAGACACCAGTAGAGTTTATAGTCAAGGTTATTGAGATGAAGCTGCCCCTTCACGTTCAGTACTTCGTGGAGAACCTGCTAAGCAAAGTGTACGGGCTAAGAAAAACAAAAATCGAAGAGCCGAAACTTGAAGTTGACATAGCCCTCCTAAGGTTCAGTCGGCTCGAAATTGTCGGTGAGGTAAAGTGGAAGTCAAGAGTTAAGGAGGAAGAAATTAGAAAAATAGAAGAAAAACTCCAGAAATTTAAATGCAGGAAAGTATTATTCGTTCCATCCTTGGATGTTCTGGAGAGAGAACCTAAGAACGTTGAAGTGCTAACACCAGAAGATCTTGTAAGGCTCGCTAGGAAAAGCTTGCCACCTATGGTGAATAGATAA
- a CDS encoding M24 family metallopeptidase: MNEEIFRRRVRRFQEELRKRDIDGAVIRTLSSFIYFTGTKWLRPSLLIPAEGEPKVLVVRNEAEEFKRRSWIEDVEEYQKVEDLMASVVTWIHTNGMERVGLEFGFERDAYLAFLKMFQRLNPTIDVVDILDVTMSLRMIKDEWELEQIRKAGKIAKAGMEVAEEVIKPGKSELEIAAEIMRELMIRGSEDPKVYVSTTPRAHAEPFRDLKVKENGVVTVVIGTDYNHYYANIARTFIIGDPGARVKEAMKVKEEAYKLALEETKIGVSLSSVEKKLAEFFRARGFANEYITGYTHGVGLLIEELPMPTIIVQTRAQKVQENMVLSIIHAPLMLPEGSIKHEDTYIVKRERLEKITK; the protein is encoded by the coding sequence ATGAATGAGGAGATATTCAGGAGGAGAGTGAGGAGATTTCAGGAGGAGCTTAGAAAAAGGGATATAGACGGGGCGGTCATAAGAACATTATCCTCCTTTATCTACTTCACTGGGACCAAGTGGCTTAGGCCTTCCCTTCTGATTCCGGCAGAGGGAGAACCTAAGGTTCTCGTAGTAAGGAACGAAGCGGAAGAATTCAAGAGAAGGAGCTGGATAGAAGACGTTGAGGAGTACCAGAAGGTTGAGGATTTAATGGCTTCAGTGGTAACTTGGATACATACCAATGGAATGGAAAGGGTAGGTCTTGAGTTTGGGTTTGAGAGAGACGCATACCTTGCGTTCCTCAAAATGTTCCAGAGACTTAATCCGACAATAGATGTAGTTGACATACTCGACGTAACGATGAGTTTAAGGATGATTAAGGATGAATGGGAGCTTGAGCAAATTAGAAAGGCTGGAAAGATAGCAAAAGCTGGAATGGAGGTTGCTGAGGAAGTTATAAAGCCGGGAAAGAGCGAGCTCGAGATAGCAGCTGAGATAATGAGGGAGCTTATGATTAGGGGTAGTGAAGATCCTAAGGTTTACGTCTCCACGACCCCTAGAGCTCATGCTGAGCCCTTCCGAGACCTGAAGGTTAAGGAGAATGGAGTTGTTACAGTGGTTATTGGTACCGATTACAACCACTATTATGCTAATATAGCCAGAACGTTCATTATTGGGGATCCTGGGGCTAGAGTTAAAGAAGCCATGAAGGTAAAGGAGGAGGCCTATAAGCTAGCATTGGAGGAGACAAAGATTGGTGTTTCACTAAGCTCCGTTGAGAAGAAGCTGGCAGAGTTCTTTAGGGCGAGAGGATTTGCCAATGAATATATCACAGGCTATACGCATGGAGTAGGCCTGCTAATTGAAGAGTTGCCTATGCCAACGATAATAGTCCAAACTAGGGCTCAAAAAGTTCAGGAGAACATGGTCCTCAGTATAATTCACGCTCCCTTAATGTTGCCTGAGGGAAGCATAAAGCACGAGGATACATACATAGTGAAGAGGGAAAGGTTGGAGAAAATAACCAAGTAA